The Onychomys torridus chromosome 2, mOncTor1.1, whole genome shotgun sequence sequence CtgaccatgatggactcttaccctATTGGAACCATAAGACAAAATACATTCTTttagaagttgcttttggtcatgatgttttaccacagcaacaaaaagtaattaacacacacacaccacagccattagttgcttttctgctgtgtgtctgtgtgttgttcGAGACGGGTCCTCTGCAGTCAGGATGCCATGGAATTCACTGAGGTCAGGCTGACCGCAGACTTGTGGTAATCCTCCTGACCTGCCTCTTGGGTGTGCCTGTTTTCCTGCTGAGTAATGCTCCACTGTATACAAGTTTCACACTTTATAAAGTTTCACACTTTATCTGGTCTCCTGTGGGAGGACACTTAGGTAATTCTTAGTTATGACAGGTATGATATCGAAGACTCTTGAGCACTGTGGTGACAAGGTTAGATTTACAGTTTGATCGTCCATTGCCAGACCAGCAGAACACACTAGAGGTGACTTGGTTTTagccccttttctctctgtctgggacatcctcaagaaaaaaaaaaacttcatagcAGATGTGGAACTCTAGAGCTCGCGACAGGTCCCTTTATGGTAACACAGCTTTCTGCTCTACACGGAAACATGTAGTCCACCGCCCCGCAGCCACTGGCACTGACCGGCTCCACTACGTGCACGTGGGAAGAGCCCATCTCCCCATCAGGCCCTGACAGCCCTTCAGAGGCACCTGGAAGCTCCTACCCCTTCCTCAGCTCTCACCCACTCTTCCTCCCACCTGAGCCTTAAACGTGGCTCAAGCTCTCTTGCCCACCGGCCATGCCCAGGGTCACACCGCTTTGCCCCTGCCCTACAAGTAACTCGGGCAAACCTTGAGGGCTACGACTGTCTGTGTAGCGAGTCAGGCTTGGGGTGGCAAACCGCTATGTAAATCCTAGCTCTGCCTTACCCAACCATGTCATTTGAGCTCTGAGCCTTTCTTAGGCCAGTCAAGTGTTCCAGCACACATGCCTTCACTGGCAAGTGTGGGAGTGCTACCCACGGGAGCCAGGAAGCTGGCTGAGTGTAACCCGTGTCAGGTGGTACTGCAGGAAGCTTTGGAGCGAGGCGGCATGAGAGCTGAGACCTTGCAGCCACACCATTGTTAGGGATGTCCATGGCATGGGAggcaaggctgggtgaggcagcTCCATCCCCCAGGGGTAATTCCTAAGAAGGGACTGGTTGTGAGGAGCCAGCACTCCCGGCAGCTGGGGCTGGTACCTCAGTCCTGCACTGGGCTCTGGGGAGCAGATGCAGCGTTTACTGCCTGAAAAACAGCCTAAAGTACTCTTCCTTCTGTCAGAGTGGTGAGGGGTGTAGGGAGTACCAAGAACCATGTCTCAATGTCTGGCACATTGCTAACTgctcttttttatattattatctgATGGAACACAATTCCACTGGGATCTGAGCAATTAGAAGCAGGGTGGGTTGTCACCCCTAATTCTGTCTTTATTCATGTACCCAGCATGATGTCAGCCTTCTGGCAACCCCACCATCTGTGTTTCACTACCTTTCCTCAAGAAATCCAGATTAGCAGGGGCTGGGCCAGGTGCCCCGGGATGGGAGAAGGGGTCCTCAGACCCTGGCCTGGCAGCCGGCACTGAGAgcagtttgtttttgtgtttcaggGGTGCAGGTGGGAGCACAAAAGAATGTTTTCTCGAAAATGGTAAGGCCATTCCTCTGCAGGAGTCTGCTCATCCACTCTACACAGCCTCCCCTCAATGGTGGCCAAGGTGGCCTCCTGAACCTGCATTTTCCTCAGAATACATCCTCCGGACTGAGCAGGCCCAAGTTCTGAGCCTGACCTCAGCTCCAAGGCTCTGTCCCAAATCTAGTCTCCAAGGTCCTTTCCTCGGTGGGCACTCCCCACCCAGCACAGCAGGACACTGCACCTGCTGTACTGTGTGCGACACCAGACAGGCCAGGGGTTCCAGGCCAAGGAGGTGACCCAGCACACTGAGTGGCTCTATGGAGTATGGTGACCTTTCTGAGACACACCTCATCATTCACCCCTCACCCCAGCAAGCACCAAGCTGCCCTGCCTGACTCCGCCTGGGGCCTCAGACCCTCAGTGACAGGGTCTGAGGGTCCTCAGAGCCTACCTTCCCAAGCAGCTTTTCCCCCATTCATTAGCCCCTCAGAACCCCGCCACACTTATTTCATGCCAAATACTCTGTATACAGGACTTCACACACAAAGAATAGGCAGGATGTCACAAACCAGGGCTCAACAGACACCGGCTCCAACTTATGGACACATCTAGccactggcacacacacaggcaaacacaccaGAGAGTCCCTAGTAGCTGATTACATACTCCAAGCAGAGCCCCTGGGCCCGACCACTGCCTCTGAATTTCCCCAATACTTCTGTTTTCCACAGCCCATCTGTGAGCACATGGCAGAGTCTCCAAGGTGTCCCCAGACACATAAACCGATCTGCGGCACGGATGGGGtaacatataaaaatgaatgcCATCTCTGCGTGACCCGGATGTAAGTCCCTCCCCATCCAACTTGCTCGGGTGGCCCCCTCTCTGGCACATGCACGTCTGAAGGGAGCAGGGCTTCAGCCCacctgtcacacacacagacttggCCAGAGAAGAGTCCTCAAACGTTTGCCTAGCAAAATGAGCTAAATGTAACTCAAAGGAAGCACAGGACTCCAGGTCAAAAGCCAGAGACTGACAGAtgtggagggaggaggcagaaacCGAGTGGCCAGCCAGTCTCATCTGATCTTTCGCTCCTCTAGCCGACTGTTATTTATTGAGCACTCACTGTGGCCAGTCCCCGAGAGCTCCTCTATAGTCTCTTGGAGTCAGGCTAAGAGAGGGAAACCAAGCCAACAGCCAGCCAGCAGCAGAGCAGCTCAAGACTGAAATGGAGCACACAGGAGCAGGGCCAGGGGGACTAGAGGAGGTCGAGTcgaaatcatctagaaaaaaggAAAGGTACATCTGAGAGAACAAAGGGAATTTAGAAAGGCCTATAACGGAAAGTTAGTTTGTGcttaaagaaatacagaaagctgGATATACTAAAATGTGAAATGGAGGAGGGGTGATAAAGGAGATGAGTCGGGGTTAGACCATGACCTTGATCACCTACTAGGTCTCAGTTTTCTCACGAGTACAGTTATCAGCCTGAGGGCCCAGTGAGATCACGAGGAGAAATCTTGGGCAATGCCAAGCTGTCTAGGCAGATGAGGAAATGTAAGAAGGTAGAGCCCTGGCTGTGAAAAGGGTCATGACCAAGATTCCTGAGGAGGAGGTACACTGGGGTATAGCTGACAGGCTCAGTCTGACTGGGtgtgaagggggaggggagaaagggggtAAGAACAAgtgccttttctcccttcctttcttctttctgaaacagggtcttgctatgttgcccagatTGGTCTGGAACTTGTGAGCTCAAGGAGTCCATGGTTTGGTTTTGTCtcagtactagggattgaacacaggtcttctatgctaggcaagcactctaccaattgagctacagcTCCACCTTTATTTTGAAACATGGCCTTGTTAGGTTGCACAGGCTTCAAGCTCATTTTATAAAGCTCAGGGAAGCCTTCATGTTAGAGTCCTTTGCCCAGCTTCCTGTGTAAGGGATTCTAGCCCTGTAGCTCAGGCCCAGTAACTTATTTATGTATGGCCTTGGGCGGCTAGTGGTACCATTTGCTGAGATGGGAGCTGGAAGGGCAGCTTTGGGAGGCAGCGACGTTTGTGGCAGCTGGTCTCTGGTCTATCTTGGTGGGGTCATTGCAACAGGTGCAAAAACAGGAAGGGCAAAGATTTGGCAGCCATCGGCAAGCAGTGATAGCTGAAACCCCAAGAAGCTGAAAGTTCTCAGGGTATGTGTAAGAGTGTCAGTTTATAGGGGATGTGCTCCCcgctccacacacacacctgctctgcATCTGGACATTTCCAGGAGGGGCTCAGCAGGGAGGATGGCCTGGGCCTGGCTTTTGAATCATCCTTTTAGTTCCTACAGTTAATGGCCTCATCTTTATCTTCCTTGATTCTAGAAAAACCCAAAAGGACATCCAGATCAGGAAGGATGGCCGTTGTTGAGCCCAGAGGTGTACTCAAGCCATGCAACCTTGAGCTGGAGAACGTGATGCTCCAGACAGAGGCTATGGTGGGAAATAAAAGACGCAGCCCAAGCCGGTGAAGTGGACCAGTCATTGGGAACTCTGGGGAGGAGGTGGCAGCCAAGGATTGGCTCAGCCCTGATAGCACTCCCCACTGAATCTGCTATCCTGCTACCCTGGTCCTCAACCTTGCTACATGTCCCAATAGAGCTCTCAGTTACCTTCCGTATTCTTGAGGTCAGACTTTGACCCCAGGCCACTGCCCAGCACCCCACCTACCTCAGGCCAAGAACTTCAGAGATAAGCATCCTGAACTGCTGAGTGTGTGGTTCAGTGGCACCTGAATCCATGCGCAAATTTCTTCTGGGCTGACCAGTGCTtggaggcagacacacacacacacacacacacacacacacacaaggcatggCAGGCATACAGGCAGTATTTACTGTACATCTGAACTGCTTCTTTTAATAtcaaactattttgttttttggattgaAACAGTCTTAACTgtggaacccaggctggctttaaactctcaagcctcctgccctagcctcctgagtgctacaaaCTAGGTGTTTATTAATAAACATTCAAAACTGAGCAATGTTCCATGCTCTGTGAGTGCTTTCCTGCAGCTCACCCAGAGAGCCCTGGATCTCAGGTCCAGTCTCATGTCAGCTCCTAGCACAGCAGGGTGACTGGAAGACATTAGACATgatcacacaggcacatacatccAGAAATCCCACAGATACTccagcccagtggttctcaatgctgcgaccttttaatacagttcctcatgttatggtgacccccaccccaaccataaaattatttccattgctgtaTCACAAttttgctgggtttttgtttt is a genomic window containing:
- the Spink4 gene encoding serine protease inhibitor Kazal-type 4 translates to MALHLWMVTLTLAAFLAMDRFPQPICEHMAESPRCPQTHKPICGTDGVTYKNECHLCVTRIKTQKDIQIRKDGRC